GAtcttttttatacacacacacacacacatatatatatatatatatatatatatatatatatatatatatatatatatatatatatatatatatatatatcactattacAATGAGACAAATAAAAGTAGCTTAACGTGAAtctaataatatttcaaaattacatatacatgcacgcaCTGCAGCGAAAGAATTACAAGCCGGGAATTATTTTTACAGAACTTAATGTTTGCCTTCGAAATTATAGTATGTAGTATCTAGTGTTACCACATTTGGGCGATTTTGCGTTTGGTCCCATCTCGGGCCAAATCAGTTGCAACACATGGCCgttgttttataaacaaaaagctGCGAGTGTTGGGTCCTATTGCTCACTCACTGTAAACAGATCTGGAGTCCTTATAAACTTTTTCCAAGTCAGTTGCTTTtgtatataactgaaatatatatatatatatatatatatatatatatatatatatatatatatatatatatatatatatatatatatatatatatatatatatatatatatatatatatatatatacctttaagaCTTGTTGTGAGAGCAAATTATTTCCATTCCCCCATCctacaaacaaaatgtttttgcaGCAGTTCATTGCAGTGCAGTTCTGGCAGGATATTTATTAGCAGCACTGTAACAACCATGTAACTCCTGAGTCTTTAAAATGTACCTTGTCAtgcaaacacattttatatatatatatatatatatatatatatatatatatatatcatgttgcTGTTTGCTCAAAAGCGATTTCCGTTTTATCTTCAGAGCATAACCGGTCTGCCCTTGAATTAATTTATTCGAATGACATCATCGTGATCTGGAAGCCAGAATTTCCAGTCAGTGTTGAGGTGTCTGACTTTGTTCTCTGCCGCCCTTACTAAATTAATACGCTGTACTTCTCAATTCCATCAGCGGCATCTATTCCTCCTCTCTCAACTGTTGCCCCCTAACACCCAGGTCCTCCCGTATACCTTCCTTTTCCCGCTAGACCACTTGGCCTCTGCTTTGATAAGCCTCCACTTTTATTTATCCGCCCTAGGGGTTTTAAGTGAGGTATCAGTTTCTCGTGGAGCTCGCTCTCgggatacatattttttttattagggcgTTTCTTTTGCAGACTTCAAATTTGTTTGTTCCATTcgaatatatgaatgtatttaccGAGAGTATTTGCCCTTATTTCACTAGGTTCCTGTAATAAAATCAAACTCTTTGTTGCTCGTTATTTTTCATATTGGGCTTTTCATTACATTTACGTGCACTGGAAACGTATATGTACGCTACAGAATGTtaggtttacattttttttactttgttggaACAAATTATTCACGATTTTCAGTTGAGCAGAGATagaactttatatgtatttaggTGATTTCCGAGACAtgacaaaaatacttttttattcctAACTTTGAAATACCAAGTTCGTTGCAACTTTTGCGAGTTGCAATGGCAATGAAAAGTCGtccaattacattttttttatccaaataggATAATGCACCTGCTTTTGAATGGAAAACTTCTCGAGGCGGGCGGAGGTTACTGTTTGAACAGTCATAATAAATGTAGCCCCTGGCTAGTTTTAATGGTCAGCTGAAGCGCAAGTGGCCATTTTAGTCGTTCATTTTTTACGCGACTGTTCATTTCCCACATTTGCCAGGCAACCTTACGAAGTCCATTGAAGACGAGATTTGTTACCGTTGCGACTGCCTTtccttcttatctttattttgttagCTCAAGAAATCCATCTTCAGATTTGTGTAGACTTTTTTTGTGGAATGTTTGTGCTTCGGTTTAGCCTCGGGGTAGAGTTTGGGGGAATGGTGTAGGGGGTTGGGCGTCTGATCCCCATCACGTCCGCATGTGGGTGACTTCGGTGAGGTGGCTGAAAAGGTGAGTTTTGAATGGCGGCGAGTCGGTCTTAGTCTCAGAGGGTGATAGACTCGCTGTCTGTTTCTCCTGGGCCTGTAGTGTGTTTGGGATTGTAGTGTGGGCTGTGGGCTGTGGTCCTGTGGACGGTTTTCGTTTCGCAGTTGCGCTCTGGGCTCTGGTACGAGAGGATAGTGCTGCTGCCCGGTCTGTGGCGTGGTGCCCACATGGGTTTATCTTAACATTACCAAGACAGTGAGTGTTCATTCACAGGGGAAATTGTGATGTTGTTGAATCGTTCTTCCATAGTTGTGATGAATATGTGTCGTTTGAATGTTTTAACGTTTTCATACGGTCATTTGCAATGCAAATAATTTATCAGGTATGAAAAATCTGGCAAATAGGTCCAGGCAGTGTTTAGTGATCGGAAGTGTCGTTACCGCTGAAGATGATCTTAACCGAGGGATTTGAACTTCTCGGGGAAAGCCCTCGTGAACGGGTCACTGGATGCGGCGTGCCCTTGCCATGTCTGAAAGGGGCGGACTCGCCCACGTTAATCCGCCGAAGGGCGTTCTCCTTGCACAAGGTACGCGATGACCGGTCTCCCGTTCAGTTGTCGGGTATCCAGAGAAAGCCTTCGGAAGCCGCAAGGGCGGTTCCCAAAAGTGGAGGGGCGATacggagggcctcgacgaggctTACCAAAAGTGTCAAAAAGGCCGCTTTGAGGCGATGTCGAAGTGAACGAATGCTGAGTGCGTCTTCAGAAGGGAAGACGCGGCCGGAAATCTCTTGGCCCCAGCCCGTGATGCATACCCAAggcgatggtggtggtggtggtggtggtagctGTTGGCCTCTCTACCGTGAGAACATCTCCCCCCATCCGCCGCCTCCTCTATACGATGTCCCTCCCGCCCCGCGGTGGGTTCCCTTGTGTCATGGGGCGCTTTCCGCCCCGAACAAGCTTAGACGCTCCTGCAGCGCCATGTTAATCGATCAAATTACAAATTCTACTCTAGAAATCTATAATAAAGATGTGTCTGACTGTCGGAGAGAGGAAATTAATTCAGGAATAAGGAGAAATACAGTGTCGATTGTAAATGGCGTGAAGCCCGCCAGTAAAAATCCCCGCAGAAGGCAGCCAAAACATTATTGTAATCCAAATGTTTACCCACGTAACAGCTGTGTAGCCACGAAGGATCTGTGGTACAACAAGCTTAGTCAGGTGAtgacggaggagagagagaaggagcagcCAACCACTACAATACAAGTTACATATTATGATCCCGTTAACAGCATTGATTTTGTAAGTATATTTAATCAAGGTGGCCTTATGCTTTATATCTGGATAATCACTTTTTTATTGGCTTTATTAAGATGGCACGACAAACTACGATtccccttttttaaaattttttacttggtttgtaCTGAAGATTGTTAGGTTTGCAAAATGTTGAACTTCAACTTGTCACAGTTCTTCCGAACCCCGTGAATCTTTAAGAAGTTGAGTGGTTGCTGTAATGACACTAAAGTTTTGCCCATACCTATGgaaatgcaattaattttaaTGAGGATTTTAGCTTGTAGAAAAAGGTGTCCAGGATCCGGCAGAAAGGAAAAGTTGTCTAGGGAAGGTTTGGtgatttttaactatttattgaCATTAAAGAATTTACGGATTTATTAAGTCTAAAGTTAACGGTACACTGTATGCTAgtcattttaataatgataataactgggTACGGAAAATACAAGGGCATCCTAATACCACAGAGATGGTTTTCATGCCCAAGTCAGTGCCACTCTTTATACCCAGCCCAGCTTTATGGGGATAAGAATTCTGTCCGTTAAATATTTTCTTGCTTAATGTGCTAAttgataatacataattttttagaAAAGTCTTTTTTAAAGCTTGATTCAATATATAATTAGTTATTAAAACAATGTCATTTATAATTGGTTATTGAAGTAGTTAATGCTTTGAATTTAAAACGTTTCAGAGTCCATTTAGTTACCGGTAATTTGTTTTTGAGGGATCCAGTATTAGGTTAATCCTTTCATTAGAATTTAAGTTTCGTGGATAATGAATtaagtatttttcataactttttttgttgagtatatttattcatgaaagttCTGAAGGGTATTATATAACATTAAGATTCTTTTACGGCCTCTGGTACTTGAAAGGTTATAAATCAGTGTGGGTATGGTTTAGCAAACATTGGGGTTATTTTATTTACAAGGGCATGGATTTTCTTAACTGccgaatgtttttcttttactgagtAACTATTTTAGCCGCAAGTAAACTTTTGAATATGTCACCAGATCTGTACGTTGTAATTTCTTGAACGTGCACttgcatataaaaattttagCAAGATTAAAATTGCCAACAAAGATAGCACAAGAATTTAACAATGCCTAGAAACTTATTCCAAATTTTCTTTCCTCAGAGCAAAACTGTTAATATTGGGTCGACGACCACGGCACGGGAGTGTGTTTCCTTGACTTTAGACCACTTGGAAATGGGGGATGCCGATTCGTCGCAATTCCAACTGTGGGTGAAGACTGGTGTGGATGATTCTCCATACCCACTAATAGGTCATGAATTTCCTTTTGCCATCAAGATGAATTGTGTCCGCGACCTTCTGCAAGACTGTGACACAGAACAATGCAATAATTTATACAATACTGAATTGGTAACCCGCTGCCAGTTCATCTTGAGACAAGCAAGAAAATTATCCTTTGAGTCTCCCGAAGGAATGAAGAAGGTTTCTAAGAAAGCCAGGAAGAGTCCTATCCGCATCCACAGGGTCTTCAAAAGATCGAACAGCAAGGGAGACTCCTTAGACGGGGGCGTCAATAACTGTACAGGTGTTCTGTACGGTCGGTCACTAATGAAGTTGGTGGAACCCGACATGATGTTACCCAAACCTGTCATGGTAAGAAATTAGTTGTTCTTTGTCATCATAAACAGTGTCAGCTTTTCCTCTTTATGGGGTTAGATGAAAAACCAGGGCTCTCTGTTGTCGTGTGCACTTTCTCCTTGAATTCCCATCAGGGGTAGGTCTTCATCCATAATTGGAGGTGCTTCCACTTGTGCAGTTTCAGACTTACTGTTCCCTGTCTTTTCTAAACATACAGTATGTCCAAGCCATCTTGGAATGTTTTCCATCCCTTGGTCACTATGATCTTCATGTCAATTCCTCGTTTGTAAATGTCATTCCCAATGCACTCTTATGAATCTTAACATTATATTGCCATGacttttcaaaatcatctttTGTCAATGCTCGTATTTCCCTGCTAATGGGAAATTTTCATTCATCCGTATTCCATGCTTTTGATCGTGGctatatctctctcactctctaaaGCTTTACCGTCTACTACAGCAGCTTctccaccgccccccccccttcctcatCTCTTAAAAACCTCCCCATCTACtaaaagtttttctctctcgTGAAAAGCTCCCCATCTACTATGACAGCCCTCTCAACTCCCCCCTTCCtcaatttctcttttaataaattttggcCTTGGGAAATTTaggtatattttgtaataatcctGAGCATCTGTTAGGCTCATTCAAGTACTGGTGTATGTGCATTGAAAGGGTTTTTAATTGTGACCAAGCACTTAGGCTTTTTCTTTGGACTGTACTTATCAACTTTTAACAGCAATGTCAACCACAATGAAGTCGTTAGGATCTAGATACATTGCCAACAAAAAAGCTGCTCCTATGAATGTTGAATGTTATTTAATTCGATTGTTAAAGTAGCCTATATTAAACGTCATGGGGCAATTACTGGTATTTCCTTTAGCTTATTTACTCTGGTTCTTTGCTTTTGGTCAGAGGAAAATTATTTAATGTGTGATGTTAGTATTATAAAAAGACTTTTCAGTTGTATTCAGTTGTGTgtttaaattgaaattattttaatggtGAGCAAGTAAGTTTAATTTCACTTGGATAAATATAGCGATCAGCTCGCAAAATAACTGGACAACACTATTTTTAATGTCTTGTTAAAGCATAATTAGTCTTTTCAGAAACTTAGATGTACTGCAATTAGCAATTGTAAATTGAATTTATTCTGTGGTATTGCACTGTTTTGAGGTTAATACATTTAAATACTATTacgaaaaacaaatttattcagtattgttggtgtatgtgtatatttgatgttaattataaattatacatcTACCTTGTTTTCTTACAGGACATGCTGACTCAACTGTTCCTCAAGGGACCCTTCACAGTTGGAATCTTCAGAAAATCAGCAAATGCTCGGTTGGTGAGAGAACTTAGAGAAAAATTGGATAGCGGAGATGTAGAGGGAACTGTCGATCTCGACAATGTACAAATCACTGTTGTGGCAGCACTTTTGAAAGAGTTTCTTCGTTCAATGCCAGACTGCTTGCTTGTGTCTGATTTATATGAAGAGTGGCTTGAGTTAACCCATATAGCAGGATTTAGAGAGCGCATTTCACAAACACTCTTATTGTGTTCTAGACTTCCTCGAGCACATCTTAAACTTCTGCAACATTTCCTTTGTGTTTTGCACCATATTGTCCGTCGTGCATCTGAAAATATGATGTCTGCATCTAATCTAGCTGTATGTGTaggaccatctattttgtggccATCATCTCCAGTTTTAGCATTGAGCCCAGAAGACTCCAAACAAGTACCGGCTGTTGTGGAGTTTCTTATTGAACACTGTAGAGATATCTTTGGTGAAGATATACTTCATCTGTTAGGAGAACCACCAGAACGAGATCCTTTACGACAAGACAGTGGAGCAGAGGAGTCTGATAGCCTGCATAGTCTTCATAGCGGTCATAGTTTACACAGTTCAAGCGGAATGAGGAGAGACGACAGCAGTATAGACTCCCTTGAACGAGAATTATTAGAAGGTGAATTGTCTCCTCTgccaagaaaagataaaatgtccTTAACAAATTTAAGTCGTGACTCTGGATTAACTATGAGTGATTCACAACTTTATACACCTGATGAGGAAGAAAGTGAATCTACAAGTTCTGGACATTCTGGGGCTGACAAAAGTGTTAGTAACTATAGTAGTGGTGGACAATCGGAAAGATCTGGCGATAGAATTCAGCATTATACTGCACCACACAATCCACATGCAATCTATGCAGCTGTGTATCGTCGCCCTGAAAAGATGCCTGTAGAGTATGATGATCCAGAGGGCTATTATGCGGCTCCAAGTCGCGACCATGCAAGAATTCAAGTTACCTATTCTAATTCTGGATATCCATATAACTCTCACGGTCATGGGAAAGAATACGCTCGTGTGTACCAAAGTCGCCAAGACAGGCTTGGTGATGTTTATAGGAAGAGTCAAGATGAGGAGGCAATTTACAGTATCCCAGTTGGTGCAGCAGGAAACATGATAAATCCCCCACCTTTCATTGTAAATTCCAATTTCCAGAGACATGATTGGATGAGACGCCGTTCTAATCTGCGCAAAGTTTCACGTTCAAGCAGCGGCGAAGGAGGCCTGGTTCGATCAACGTCCGAGGAATCTCTTTTAAATAAGTATAATGGCCTAGATTATGGAGTGTCTCTTGGTCCTGCTGGTGTTGCTAACAAGAGACCAGCACAGCATGGAAAAGGTAGagctcctcctccaccccctgaGGAGCAAGATGATTGCACAACGAGCCTTGCTGGTCGTGAGTCTCCCATACGCAGATCAAAGTCTGCACATTACTTAACTGAGCCATCTCGTGATGAACGAGCTGGCCGCTCTCCTGACAACACACCTGCGGTTTCCAGGTCATCATCTCACGATGCGGTTTCATGGCAGAGGTCACGCTCTACACCACAAATTCATGATGAAGCAGATCGATCATATGATTCTTCCACTTTGAGTGATGATGATTCAACTCCTCATGTCTCTCGATCCAATTCACGGGGTAAGGAATGTGGTGGTGGGGGTTTGAATACCTGGGATGTAGTCTACGGTACAGAACAGGCTCCGTCTGATTCTGGTGAATCTCATAATTCATGTAATTCTTCATTTAAAAGTGAAAGAACTGGCAGCATGTGTACAGTAGTGTCAGCAGGCAGCACTTCTACCATAGGTTCAAATCCCCCGTCATATGAAGAAGCACTTAATAGAAAATCCTTAATGTACAAAAGTGGCCCTCATCAGTGCCATCAAGCACAAAGTTCCCCTGCTGGTAAAGACTGTCAATTCCCAGAACATGctattagagaagaaaaagtgaaatctGCCAGAGCTAAACAGTTGTATGAAGAATCACTTagaatatatcaagaagaaaatacATACCCTGGTGATTTAGTACGTGCCTCCCCAGCACATGCTGATGTTAGTGATGAATATGAGAAGCCCCCGCCTTTGCCTCCCAAGTCTGAGCCACCTCCCTTGCCCCCAAAGCAGAGGGGCAGCCGTAGGTTAAGTGAAGGATTAAATCGTCTAAAACATCTGCCTCCTGTGCACGTAGAAACTCACAATCGTAAATCTCGATCAGTGTCTTCTATTCCTGCTTCGTACAGTTGTGACCCCCCTTATCACAAAACCATTATATGTACAGATGATTCCCCACCTTTACTTCCTCCTAAGGAGCGAACTGTAATAGAAATTGAATCGGTTTATTTACCAGTGCCTGAATCTCGTGTAAGACAGACAACAAGTAGAGCAGTGTCGCCTCCTAGAGTGGAAAAGAAAAGCATAGAGACACAAACTGATGATTATGATCTTGACGATGAAGTGAAAGATGAAGGAATCCAAACATCAGGATCATGGGGCATGGAACCCCACGTGACATCCGTGTCTGTTTCTGATCAGTCATCTCGCACTGACAAGCATCGGAGTAGAGCAAGGAGAAGAGACTCTTCAGCTTCTCAAAGAAGCAAAAGTGTCCCCACTCGTGAAAACGTTCCGCCACAGCATCCAGAGTCAGATGATGACAATGACGACGATGATTGGGAATATGCATCGCCCCTCCAGGACTATCCTGGTGCACCCACTGCTCTCCGTGACCTCCGTCAACTTGATCCAGAACTTCGCCAAGAAATTAGTTGGTCAGTATCACAACTTCGTGCAATATTTGGCGATTCTTTAAATGGCGCCAAAGTGCACCCACCTCCCTACCGCCCTCCACCTTCACACCGTGCTCCCATAACATCTTATCACTTGGGAGCGGGCGACTCGTTTTCTTCAAGAAAGTCAAGACCGCATTCTAACTATGGTGAAGAATCATATGTTTAGTGTTATGAGCACCTCTGCCTCATTCTGCCCACCGCGCTTACAATAATGACTGGCTGCGCCGTGCTGCCTACACCGCCACAACTAACACAAGCCAACTCTGTTAGATTATCTCTCTAAAATACTAAATGCTCAAGATCACAGgctttttttgtacagtatatgtaatatattatgtaaattttgtaCAGAGTTACACTCTAAGTCATACAAATAAGGACCTTGAAACATTTAAATGTGTGGTAGCAATGCAACTTTAAGGATAGGTATTGTCACTGTAGTCATCTGGAAGTTGCCATTTCTGTCACATCTCCTCTCCACCAAACTTTTGTAAAGAACATTTAACTAACTAtactattattgtttatatattgttaataaaacCGGAGATTTATCTACGTATTTCATCACCCGCTTTTCACACTGAGATATGGTATAACTTAACGCCAGATAACATTGTGGACATAATGCCAGATAAGTCCACAATATTGAGTAATTTATAACATAACATTGTGATTTCTTTAATCCCATACTATACACAAAAGAATATGTATACTTATGAAACTAAGTGAATATATACAGTTGCTAACAGCATCACTTACGTTCCTAAGAaactatataagaaaaaaaaatttaaacttttttcaaaGTCTGAATGAAGTAAGCCATCATCACATGCAAAATTAACATCCAGATGACCGAATTCTCCAGTAGGTTACATAATTGacatgcaaatcctgtggtgaCCACAATATGGCCCCAAAATTACAAATGGCtattaataaaattctaaaattaagaAAGTGTTCAAAATGAGGAAACTACATTAACTAGAGATTGCCTAACATTGTCTCAGCAACCTGTAATATCTCCATTAGTTGTATACCTGTGCTCCATCTTTATTTTGGGGATATCTTATCttatgatttatgaaatataGGGTACAAGTATTTACATATTTGGATGGCTTGCTAATCACTGACTACGACAGTATTACATATAACTGTTTGTTTCAGGCTAACATCACTGATGTAAGGAAATGTAAACCAGAACAAAAGAGTAATTCAGTGTCTTAATAATAACCCACTGCTGAGAAATCATTtgaggaaggaaatgaaaatatggcTGTATACAACTCCAATACAGTAAATCTCCCGTATTTGCCGGGGATGCGGTAcacgcgaatagctaaaatctgcaaatacttaaaacccctctaaaaacacttagaactgcctattttgagagtttaaacacaataaaaatcctctaaaaatacttatacctgagtattttaatagttttatcacaaaaagtgcatttagtcatgaaaatacagtaattagtgaatatttctcagtgaaaaataccacaaacgggcgaattttccacgaataatgtgtagaTACGTTCTAcggagaaatccgcgaatatggGGGCTTTACTGTATTATCCCCTAGAAGCATCAATTTTCATGCAAAATATAATGGTCTACAAGAGAAAACACAACTtgtatttctttggaaatttctgCTTCCATATATCAACACAGAGAAGGCATGTTAATTATGAACAGAACCCACAATAAAATGGAGCCAAAATAAGAATCTCATGATACTGAAGTTACTTTTCACATGTTGGAAACAAAGTACACAGAGTAATGCATTAATTCCATCATTTTGTCTAAAAGAGAAATACAGTATCGTTGTCCAATGGCTATATGACTTAAGATGAACCATgggctttttaaatgaaaaaaagaaaatagtatacAGGAATGCCACCAGTTagtaaaatattgtattaaacCAAAGCAGCTCATTTCATTCCTAAAGTCTAGTAATGTGTTATGACCACAAATTATTGTTCTGAACAATTATGAACCAAGACCACAGTTTAATACTCACAACTCTGTAGAAATCTCATCCAAAAAAGTgaagaagtcgagaagttaaagagggcattgtgactattacaattacatatgagGATCCCAGGGCAGTTACCACCGTGAGTAACAGCACTGCTCCTCCCCTAGCTGGGCCTCCTTGGTGAAAGCGACTTCATCCTGGATGAGATTTACATTTGTTATATGGCGAACACTTCAAACCTCCCTACAACTTCTggcaaaaatcaaacaaattctaAGGGGTTGGGAACTGACTGCTCACAATCAGTCCTCTGATTTTTTGGGATTTTCTGACTTTGCTAGTTCAGAGACCATGAGCCCAACTACTCCCCTAGAAATCTCCTCATCCCTATCCTCTTTTACTATGTCACCTGTCATTGAATCACACAATATTCCATTTTCCATCGCAGAACTCACCTCAGCACTCACATCTTTTCAGAACCACATGTGAAGGCCCTGACAATATCCACAACCAAATGCTCCAACACCGTCAAATTCCATAActttttttctatcattattgAATGGAATATGGACAAAAGGTAAATTTCTCTAGCAGTGGCACAAAACCCGCATCGTCCCCttttcaaaaccaaacaaagcaGGAAATGCACCCCAAGACTATCGACCTATTTCTCTAAGCAGGTGCTTGTGTAAATTACtagaaagaatgataaattttCTCCTAATGTGGCatttagaattaaaacaactttCTTCATCTCAATTTGGCTAGAGACGAGGCAGAGCACAGCAAACCCTCTTGCACACAGAATCTTGCATCCAAACAGCTTTTACTTCTAAACAATCAGTccttgcagttttcttttacttagaaaaagcatacgataccaACTACTTCAGTTTGATATAAAAGGTAATATGGGTATTTTCATCCAAACTTTTCTTAGCAACTGAACCTTCCTTGTACGCAtaaactcttccatttctttaCCCTTCACTCAATATAAAGGAGTTCCCCAAGGCTGTGTTCTTAGCACTACCCTAATTCTTATAGCCATTGATGGTATTATAGCATCCCATCCAGCAGGAGTTAGGTCTTCCCTTTTGTGTCGATGATCTCGCATCTTATCCTGCCGATTCCTCAATCCCTAAGCTCCACTCACTTATGCAGTCTGCCATTCTAGCTGCTTCTTCATGGGCTACTAGACATGGATTCCTCTTTTCCACCAATAAgactttttctgttcttttctctcGCTCCCAAACAGTATCTCTGATGCCACTTTTGCTTTACAATTCAcccatacagtactgtactagtgGTAAATTCCCTGGTTTAATTTTTGATTCCCGCCTTACCTGGAAGGAACACAtcctatcaactaaaaaaaactgctctccaTCTTTGCCTCTTTCAAATTTTATCCCACATTACCTAGGGTGCTGACCATAAAACACTTCTGCATCTACAAGTAGTCCTCATT
This region of Macrobrachium rosenbergii isolate ZJJX-2024 chromosome 39, ASM4041242v1, whole genome shotgun sequence genomic DNA includes:
- the LOC136825629 gene encoding uncharacterized protein isoform X3; this encodes MLQVICEGGQTAGQAMSSLVQELRLTTYSLALADSQAEVDLDAPAHLLDGDTVILRDAIDTYDPSTELEPRLRIAVVMAATERTLCGRLRCVEEVYGRHLRRLSSVTPEEHDILFRSVEPLMEASQALVKRLDAAIVGWNSEESSFGSVFVDEMWDVYEAYLDQYQQAIRILREKHSNDEEFVALCKLRRGAARHSLIHLLHLPVERLSDYEKHFASLLVDTHPDHPDRHHLSHHHDRLTQLVRRGEEEENEIERIQDLFPHDDLRLYERDPVTQKMKGLMRKRSTTAARLQRAFSAKGLRGPDHQQNNNRDAANNNNTNNAANTSGLPPNRTREGRPKRQFIMETPVTFTTGVQSQERHLFLFSDLLLVAKARSGGNFKLKEKVRVSEMWLSSCLDDVAEVAKSHDTSFVMGWPTTNVVASFSCVATKDLWYNKLSQVMTEEREKEQPTTTIQVTYYDPVNSIDFSKTVNIGSTTTARECVSLTLDHLEMGDADSSQFQLWVKTGVDDSPYPLIGHEFPFAIKMNCVRDLLQDCDTEQCNNLYNTELVTRCQFILRQARKLSFESPEGMKKVSKKARKSPIRIHRVFKRSNSKGDSLDGGVNNCTGVLYGRSLMKLVEPDMMLPKPVMDMLTQLFLKGPFTVGIFRKSANARLVRELREKLDSGDVEGTVDLDNVQITVVAALLKEFLRSMPDCLLVSDLYEEWLELTHIAGFRERISQTLLLCSRLPRAHLKLLQHFLCVLHHIVRRASENMMSASNLAVCVGPSILWPSSPVLALSPEDSKQVPAVVEFLIEHCRDIFGEDILHLLGEPPERDPLRQDSGAEESDSLHSLHSGHSLHSSSGMRRDDSSIDSLERELLEGELSPLPRKDKMSLTNLSRDSGLTMSDSQLYTPDEEESESTSSGHSGADKSVSNYSSGGQSERSGDRIQHYTAPHNPHAIYAAVYRRPEKMPVEYDDPEGYYAAPSRDHARIQVTYSNSGYPYNSHGHGKEYARVYQSRQDRLGDVYRKSQDEEAIYSIPVGAAGNMINPPPFIVNSNFQRHDWMRRRSNLRKVSRSSSGEGGLVRSTSEESLLNKYNGLDYGVSLGPAGVANKRPAQHGKGRAPPPPPEEQDDCTTSLAGRESPIRRSKSAHYLTEPSRDERAGRSPDNTPAVSRSSSHDAVSWQRSRSTPQIHDEADRSYDSSTLSDDDSTPHVSRSNSRGKECGGGGLNTWDVVYGTEQAPSDSGESHNSCNSSFKSERTGSMCTVVSAGSTSTIGSNPPSYEEALNRKSLMYKSGPHQCHQAQSSPAGKDCQFPEHAIREEKVKSARAKQLYEESLRIYQEENTYPGDLVRASPAHADVSDEYEKPPPLPPKSEPPPLPPKQRGSRRLSEGLNRLKHLPPVHVETHNRKSRSVSSIPASYSCDPPYHKTIICTDDSPPLLPPKERTVIEIESVYLPVPESRVRQTTSRAVSPPRVEKKSIETQTDDYDLDDEVKDEGIQTSGSWGMEPHVTSVSVSDQSSRTDKHRSRARRRDSSASQRSKSVPTRENVPPQHPESDDDNDDDDWEYASPLQDYPGAPTALRDLRQLDPELRQEISWSVSQLRAIFGDSLNGAKVHPPPYRPPPSHRAPITSYHLGAGDSFSSRKSRPHSNYGEESYV